In Bacteroidales bacterium, one DNA window encodes the following:
- the nuoH gene encoding NADH-quinone oxidoreductase subunit NuoH — translation MSFTFDFYDFTSFTQWVDVTLRGACSPFWAVLWEMVIVGVLFLAFYAVVGLYLVYAERKICAFIQNRVGPNRVGPYGFFQTIADLIKLLMKEIISIREADKLLFNLAPFIVIITSFLALAAIPFAKGLHPIDLNIGVFYVMAISSMGVVGILLAGWSSNSKYSLLGAMRSGAQIISYELSVGMSLIAICVLAGSMQLSTIVEGQRDLWFIFKGHIPAITAFIVYMIAATAETNRGPFDLAEAESELAAGFHTEYSGIKFAFFFLAEYMNMFIVASLAATIFWGGWMPLHIPGLESFNHVMDFIPPVLWYVGKTVVIILIMMWFKWTFPRLRIDQLLNLEWKFLLPISLVNILIMAFIVLMGWQIGL, via the coding sequence ATGTCATTTACTTTTGATTTCTACGACTTTACAAGCTTTACCCAGTGGGTCGATGTTACATTGCGCGGAGCGTGCTCCCCGTTTTGGGCTGTCCTTTGGGAAATGGTTATTGTAGGAGTTTTATTCCTGGCATTCTATGCAGTTGTCGGGTTATATCTGGTTTATGCCGAACGTAAAATTTGTGCATTTATCCAGAACCGTGTTGGTCCCAATAGGGTAGGCCCCTATGGTTTTTTCCAAACCATTGCCGACCTAATTAAACTCCTTATGAAGGAGATTATCTCCATCCGCGAAGCCGACAAATTACTCTTTAACCTAGCACCATTTATTGTAATCATCACTTCATTCTTAGCACTTGCAGCTATTCCTTTTGCAAAAGGGCTACACCCAATCGACCTAAACATTGGAGTCTTTTATGTGATGGCCATTTCGTCGATGGGGGTTGTTGGTATTCTGCTTGCAGGATGGTCGAGTAACAGTAAGTACTCGCTACTTGGTGCAATGCGTAGTGGTGCGCAGATTATCAGCTACGAACTTTCGGTTGGTATGTCGCTTATTGCGATTTGCGTGCTTGCAGGCAGTATGCAACTTTCAACCATTGTAGAAGGACAGAGAGACCTTTGGTTCATTTTTAAAGGACATATTCCTGCTATTACCGCATTCATAGTCTATATGATTGCTGCTACCGCAGAGACAAACCGTGGTCCTTTCGACTTGGCTGAGGCTGAATCAGAGTTAGCAGCAGGTTTCCACACTGAGTACTCAGGGATTAAGTTTGCATTCTTCTTCCTTGCAGAGTACATGAACATGTTTATTGTTGCATCGTTAGCCGCTACCATTTTCTGGGGTGGTTGGATGCCTCTACATATACCAGGTCTCGAAAGCTTTAACCATGTAATGGATTTTATACCTCCTGTTCTATGGTATGTTGGAAAAACCGTTGTAATCATCCTCATTATGATGTGGTTCAAGTGGACTTTCCCACGCTTACGTATCGACCAGCTATTGAACCTTGAGTGGAAGTTTCTGCTTCCAATCAGCTTGGTTAACATTCTAATAATGGCATTTATTGTCTTAATGGGTTGGCAGATTGGATTATGA
- a CDS encoding 4Fe-4S binding protein, which yields MREIFNYFKTIFFALKSLWTGMKVTSAYFFKPWKIVTQQYPENRKKLKMYERTKGELVMPHNEKNEHQCTACGICQINCPNGTIEVKSVTIETPDGKKKKVLDKYIYNLGMCTFCGLCVKVCPSDAIVFSNKFEHAVFNKEKLVKTLNKEGSTLKKGAE from the coding sequence ATGAGAGAAATATTTAACTACTTCAAAACTATATTCTTCGCCCTTAAGTCCCTTTGGACTGGGATGAAGGTAACTAGTGCTTATTTTTTTAAGCCTTGGAAAATTGTAACCCAACAGTATCCTGAGAATCGTAAAAAACTGAAAATGTATGAGCGAACCAAGGGTGAATTGGTTATGCCTCATAACGAAAAGAACGAGCATCAGTGTACCGCTTGCGGAATTTGCCAGATCAATTGCCCTAACGGAACAATTGAGGTAAAATCTGTTACCATCGAAACACCCGATGGAAAGAAGAAAAAAGTACTCGACAAGTATATCTACAACCTTGGAATGTGTACTTTCTGTGGACTATGCGTAAAAGTTTGTCCATCGGATGCAATTGTATTTTCGAACAAGTTCGAACATGCTGTTTTCAACAAGGAAAAACTTGTGAAAACTCTAAATAAAGAAGGTTCAACCTTAAAGAAAGGGGCTGAATAA
- a CDS encoding NADH-quinone oxidoreductase subunit J produces the protein MEITVHQIMFALFSAIILVFSVLTVTTRRILRAATFLLLVLVSTAGLYFMLNYQFMAGVQLTLYAGGIVVLIIFSILLTSHISQKFETVGWRKAYFSALASIAGAILCITTILQHKFQATTEAAKEIDMKLIGNSLLSTDRDGYVLPFEVISVLLLAAMIGAIVVAKRKKTKE, from the coding sequence ATGGAAATTACCGTACATCAAATCATGTTTGCCCTGTTTTCGGCTATCATATTGGTTTTTTCAGTTTTAACTGTAACCACCCGAAGAATCCTAAGAGCAGCTACTTTTCTTCTCTTAGTACTTGTTTCAACTGCAGGGCTCTACTTTATGCTCAACTACCAGTTTATGGCTGGGGTTCAGCTTACCCTATATGCAGGGGGTATTGTAGTTCTAATCATCTTTTCAATTTTGCTTACCAGCCATATCAGCCAAAAGTTTGAAACTGTAGGTTGGAGAAAAGCATACTTCTCAGCACTTGCATCTATTGCCGGGGCAATTCTTTGTATCACAACAATCCTTCAGCACAAGTTTCAGGCAACAACCGAAGCGGCTAAAGAGATCGATATGAAACTAATTGGGAACAGCTTGCTAAGCACCGACAGAGATGGTTACGTTCTTCCTTTTGAGGTAATCAGTGTGCTGTTGCTTGCCGCAATGATTGGAGCGATTGTAGTTGCTAAACGTAAGAAAACAAAAGAATAA
- the nuoK gene encoding NADH-quinone oxidoreductase subunit NuoK → MEAFLVVSTLMFFAGVYGFLTRRNLITILMSVELILNSVNINFLVFNRFLFPDKLQGHFFSLFIIAIAAAEAAVAIAIIINIYRHFNTINVENVDKMKY, encoded by the coding sequence ATGGAAGCCTTCTTAGTTGTAAGCACCCTGATGTTTTTTGCAGGTGTTTATGGCTTCCTTACACGCCGCAACCTGATAACTATTCTAATGTCGGTTGAGCTAATCCTGAACTCGGTGAATATCAACTTTTTGGTATTTAACCGCTTCCTATTTCCCGATAAACTTCAGGGTCATTTCTTCTCGCTATTTATAATAGCTATCGCCGCAGCCGAGGCTGCTGTTGCAATTGCAATTATTATTAATATTTACAGGCACTTCAACACTATCAATGTTGAAAATGTCGATAAGATGAAATATTAA